The Xiphias gladius isolate SHS-SW01 ecotype Sanya breed wild chromosome 9, ASM1685928v1, whole genome shotgun sequence genome window below encodes:
- the atp6v0cb gene encoding ATPase H+ transporting V0 subunit cb, producing the protein MSTEIPEYSPFFAVMGASAAMVFSALGAAYGTAKSGTGIAAMSVMRPELIMKSIIPVVMAGIIAIYGLVVAVLIANNISEKVTLYKSFLHLGAGLSVGLSGLAAGFAIGIVGDAGVRGTAQQPRLFVGMILILIFAEVLGLYGLIVALILSTK; encoded by the exons ATGTCGACCGAAATCCCCGAATACTCTCCGTTCTTCGCAGTGATGGGTGCCTCTGCGGCTATGGTGTTCAGCG CCTTGGGAGCAGCCTATGGCACAGCTAAGAGCGGTACAGGAATTGCCGCCATGTCCGTGATGAGGCCGGAGCTCATCATGAAGTCAATCATCCCCGTGGTCATGGCGGGTATCATAGCCATCTATGGCCTGGTAGTAGCAGTGCTGATTGCCAATAACATCTCAGAGAAGGTCACCCTCTACAA GAGTTTCCTTCATCTGGGAGCTGGGCTGAGTGTGGGCCTCAGTGGGCTGGCAGCAGGTTTTGCAATTGGCATTGTTGGCGACGCAGGCGTGAGAGGCACAGCTCAACAGCCCAGGCTCTTCGTGGGCATGATCCTCATCTTGATTTTTGCTGAGGTCTTGGGTCTCTACGGGCTCATTGTTGCCCTCATTCTCTCCACGAAATAA